From Vigna angularis cultivar LongXiaoDou No.4 chromosome 11, ASM1680809v1, whole genome shotgun sequence:
TACAAGTTTAAACCATCAACTTCCTTGAAATTCTGCAAACTTCTCTTAGAGTAGATGTTCCTCAACACAAAACCAACATTGCTAATGAGGGCACCCCACAATCCTTGTACATTGAAAGACACCTCAGTAACAGCAGCCAAAGAACAACCAAGCACAATGGGTagaatggagagccaaacctgAATGGGGTATCTATCACCAAGGACAGAGGAAAATATGACAGAGAAAACCGGTTCTGCAGATTTGATGACATGGGTGAAGGACACAGCCACCTTGGAGAATGACACACAAGCTGAAATGTGGCCTATTGTGTGGAACAAAGCAGGTCCAAGGAGAGCAACGATGAATGGTTTCGAGATTTTCGGACAAGGTTGGAGCTTAGAGGACCAAAGCACCAGCATCCAAATAGACCCAACCAAGAGCTGGAAAGAAGCAAGAAGCCATGGGAAAGGGAATATGTTTAGCACTTTCTTGTTGTAAATGTTGAACACGATGTTCTGGAAGTACCATAGCCCAAACACCAGAGCAAGTTTGAGATTCTTGGATTTGGGGACACTGGGGTCAACATTTTCTCCTCCAGGATTGGTTTCAGACGCAGCCTTAACGATTTGAAGCCTGGGTTTTGACGAGGGCTGAAGAGGGTGAAGAAGGTATCCGTTGAAAGATCTTACCTTTGAGATTGCATGTTGGATCTGAGATGTTGGGGTGAAAGAAAGTTTGGAACTTTGGAGAGGAGTGGCTCTGTGTTGGGTCTGAAACCTTGTGAGAAGATTTGGTTTGAGATGGGAAGATGCATTGATGAAGAAATGGGGATTGGGTTTGGTGAAAGTGAGAGGGGAAGATGATGGAACAACATTTGAAGacagcattttttttttctttatctgtgGCTGTTCTTGATCTCAGAcacaaaaacaatgaaaaagagAACTGAAAAACTGATTCTGAAAAGGTCACAATAACAGATTTGGAGCTTTAAAAGCTTCCAAATCAATGGAGTCCTTTTAGAGCAGAAGAGGAACTGTGAACTATAAACAGAACAGAACAACCCCTTCCACAAAACCTAGTACACACGAAGGGCAGATGTTCGGGAAGTCTCGCACGTTGGAACACTGTATTTCGACCGTTAGATTTTGCATTTTCAAATCAATGGctacatttttatctttttcttacaTGTTTTACGGTTTCACagctatttttttattcttttgtcaTCTCTTTCTCGCCTCATCCTCTCTGTTAGAAACCACGCATTTCAAGAAAAActgagaaataaattattatttttgttaataacaCAATAAATGTGTTAGAAATAGGTGACAACTACTCCTCTTATTATCACTGTGTTACTAAAGATACTAAGATCCTtcatttaaatgttattttaatttggaAAACAGATGTTTTATGGAAGATAAccagaaaacaagaaaaaaaaatggagaaagatAATAGAATAGGACACTGTCATGTtcgagaaaggaaaaggaaacatCTTATGGGtgtaataaaatgaaaagatttaaataatttaataatataatgaatgaatatgtattaaaattaaaagataatttaaaagtaacttaatataaaaatcaatttcctaaaatttaaattaaattaaaatgaaattataaaatttactaaataaaaatattttagaataatgacattaaaatagaaattttaacaaataataaaagtacaaactgaaattatttaaattaataaaaatattattattataatattttattttgattaatattttattataattgtctTTAATATAATATGACCGTTTGGTTAGTCTAAGAATTGAGTTATGGACCAACTTACACTCTTGTAGAAACCAGTTGAGAAATCATTTAGTCAAACTAAAAGAAGAGTTAATGATAAggctaattaaattaattataagttaaaCTATTATCATTTTTGTTGTAATTACATCAGGCTAATCAAAAGTCCATCTCAAAATCTACAAATACAAGTTTGTAGTATTTAGGTAGTTGGTTACATTTATTGTTAATATTGTCAAATTCATTGACTTTAGCATCAGAGTATTATATGTAGACAGCACCCTAGTTCGACAAAACATCAACTAGTGTGAAGTGGAAAGAAAACTTTGACCTATGCTTGAAGTTTGAAGACCGTTGCGAGAAATAGACTTGATCTCGACCCCTTAAACAAAAACATCCTCTTATAAGATATTGAGAAATTCTAAGTTAGGCTACATGTGTATTGTCTTGtgcataaatatatttatagacttAGAAATATTTagtatctatttttttaaaaattaatgtctcgtcatgaaatttattttatcttaaatgaGCCTCACatttattactatatttaaccttttatacttattttattatggATATTTGTTATATCaccaataataaaacataaataattataagacATCAATAATTGttattgataatcaattatataaatttaatggtatacacacacacacacacacacacacacacatatatatatatatatatatata
This genomic window contains:
- the LOC108333124 gene encoding xylulose 5-phosphate/phosphate translocator, chloroplastic — translated: MLSSNVVPSSSPLTFTKPNPHFFINASSHLKPNLLTRFQTQHRATPLQSSKLSFTPTSQIQHAISKVRSFNGYLLHPLQPSSKPRLQIVKAASETNPGGENVDPSVPKSKNLKLALVFGLWYFQNIVFNIYNKKVLNIFPFPWLLASFQLLVGSIWMLVLWSSKLQPCPKISKPFIVALLGPALFHTIGHISACVSFSKVAVSFTHVIKSAEPVFSVIFSSVLGDRYPIQVWLSILPIVLGCSLAAVTEVSFNVQGLWGALISNVGFVLRNIYSKRSLQNFKEVDGLNLYGWITILSFLYLFPVAIFVEGSQWIPGYYKAIEAIGKPSTFYIWVLLSGVFYHLYNQSSYQALDEISPLTFSVGNTMKRVVVIVSTVLVFRNPVRPLNALGSAIAILGTFLYSQATSKKKEKKIEGEKSS